ACTTCAGTTCCTTCTGGAGGCCACACTTCTGTAGTACCTCGAAAGAACAAATAAGTGGCAAAAAATCCGCCAAACATTAGGGATTCAGAAGCGAGGAATGTCAACAATCCCCAGACTCTTAAATCTGGATGATGTTCTTCGTGATGTTCTGTAGTAGTCGTCGCTATAGTCATACTGTTGACCTGATGAATAAATGTCAGGTAGAGACGTTGCGATGCAACGTCTCGTCCTATCTAGGCACTAACTTCTGGTGTGGCTACTGCTGGCTGTAGTTCCACATCCTGACCGTAGTCATAAGGGCCATGAGTGACAACAGGTAAAACTTCCCAGTTCTCAATTGAAGGTGGTGAACTGGTTGTCCATTCTAGAGTCAAAGCACGCCAAGGATTATCGCCCGCCAAAGTTCCTTTGCTCCAACTGTAAATGATGTTGATGGCAAAGGGAATTACTGATATCCCTAAAACAAATGAACCAAAGGTACAAAGCTGATTCAGGTCGATGAATTGGGGGTCATACATGGCTACGCGCCGCGGCATTCCTTGCAAACCCAACTCGTGCATCGGTAAAAAGGTCAGATTAGTACCGATGAAGGTGAGGACAAAGTGAATCCGTCCCCAGGTTTCGTTCAGCTTGCGTCCGGTCATTTTGGGGAACCAGTGGTAAATACCTGCGTAGATACCAAACACGGAACCACCAAATAAGACGTAGTGGAAGTGTCCGACTACATAATATGTGTCATGGACATGCATATCAAAGGGTGCTGTTCCCATCGTCACGCCGCTTAAGCCGCCCATGACGAACATGGATAACAAGCCAATAGCGAACAGCATGGCGCTGGTGAAGCGAATTTTACCACCCCAAAGAGTAGCAACCCAACCGAAAATCTTGACGCCAGTAGGCACAGCAACGATTAAGGTTGAGATAGTGAAGAACATCCGCATCCAACCGGGTGTGCCGCTGGTAAACATATGGTGTACCCAGACGAACAAACCGACAACGCAAATTGCCACACTGGAATAAGCGATCGCTTTATATCCGAAAATGGGCTTACGGGCGTGAACGGGAATTACTTCGGACATAATGCCGAAGATGGGCAGAATCATTAAATATACTGCCGGGTGAGAATAGAACCAGAACAAGTGTTGGTAAATAACAACGTTACCGCCTGCGTCTGGTTTAAAGAAAGAAGTGCCAAAGTTGATGTCAAACAACAGCAGAACTAAACCCGCTGCTAATACAGGTGTGGAAAGCAGCGCTAGGATGGAGGTTGCTAAGATTGCCCAGCAGAATAAGGGTACTTGATCCCATTTCATACTGGGAACCTTCATCATCAAGATGGTGATCACAAAGTTCAGTGAACCCAAAATTGAAGAAGTTCCCACCAAAACGATCGCAAGTATCCACATAGTTTGCGCGATGGGCGCTGTAACTATACTCAAAGGTGGATAAGCTGTCCAACCTGATTGTGAACCACCAAAAATGAAACTACCTAATATCAGTAATCCAGCTGGTGGATTTAACCAAAAGGCGATCGCATTCAGCTTCGGGAAAGCCATATCCCTAGCACCAACCATCAACGGCACTAGATAGTTACCGAATCCACCAATCGCACTCGGAACAATCCACAGGAAGATCATGATCGTCCCGTGATTAGTCATGAAAGCGTTGTATAGATTCGGATCTAATACATCTGCATCTGGTGTTGCTAGTTCGGCACGAATAGCGATCGCCATCAATCCACCGATTAAATAGAACACAAACGCCGTTACTAGGTATTGAATACCAATAACTTTGTGGTCAATATTAAATGTAAAGTAGTCGTACCATTTCCACGCAGGGGGATGGGAAGTGTGGGCAACTACCAGAGTTTCCGGTTTATCTTTTTCTGGTGGCGTATTCCGGGGAAATTCTACCTGTGTCATAATTTTTTACCGCTATGCG
This region of Nostoc sp. UHCC 0302 genomic DNA includes:
- the ctaD gene encoding cytochrome c oxidase subunit I, which codes for MTQVEFPRNTPPEKDKPETLVVAHTSHPPAWKWYDYFTFNIDHKVIGIQYLVTAFVFYLIGGLMAIAIRAELATPDADVLDPNLYNAFMTNHGTIMIFLWIVPSAIGGFGNYLVPLMVGARDMAFPKLNAIAFWLNPPAGLLILGSFIFGGSQSGWTAYPPLSIVTAPIAQTMWILAIVLVGTSSILGSLNFVITILMMKVPSMKWDQVPLFCWAILATSILALLSTPVLAAGLVLLLFDINFGTSFFKPDAGGNVVIYQHLFWFYSHPAVYLMILPIFGIMSEVIPVHARKPIFGYKAIAYSSVAICVVGLFVWVHHMFTSGTPGWMRMFFTISTLIVAVPTGVKIFGWVATLWGGKIRFTSAMLFAIGLLSMFVMGGLSGVTMGTAPFDMHVHDTYYVVGHFHYVLFGGSVFGIYAGIYHWFPKMTGRKLNETWGRIHFVLTFIGTNLTFLPMHELGLQGMPRRVAMYDPQFIDLNQLCTFGSFVLGISVIPFAINIIYSWSKGTLAGDNPWRALTLEWTTSSPPSIENWEVLPVVTHGPYDYGQDVELQPAVATPEVSA